From Lentimicrobiaceae bacterium, a single genomic window includes:
- a CDS encoding TPM domain-containing protein translates to MKNPRRSILNLNLLHFLFLILLPFVTLAQIPPKPEPPRLVNDLAGLLTADEAGRLEQKLVDYNDSTSTQITVVTVSSLDGYDIDDMAQRIGQTWGAGQKQYDNGVIILIKPKVGNERGQAAISIGYGLEEIIPDALARRIVDNEMIPYFKQNNYYGGINAGTDIIIDLASGRFKASDYEKKGSLISGLVPLIIIIIVFLLIGRNSGNKRRNFGSSNLPLWIILSMLGGGGGGGRSSGSDWGGFSGGGSSGGGGFGGFGGGGFGGGGASGSW, encoded by the coding sequence ATGAAAAATCCCCGACGATCTATTCTAAATCTGAATCTTCTCCATTTCCTGTTCCTTATACTTTTGCCTTTTGTTACTTTAGCGCAAATTCCTCCTAAACCTGAGCCCCCCAGGCTGGTAAACGATTTGGCAGGATTGCTCACCGCTGATGAAGCCGGCAGACTTGAACAAAAACTGGTTGATTACAACGACTCCACCTCCACACAGATTACGGTGGTAACAGTTTCAAGTCTTGACGGGTATGATATTGATGATATGGCTCAAAGAATCGGCCAGACATGGGGTGCAGGACAGAAACAATATGACAATGGGGTGATTATCCTCATTAAGCCTAAAGTGGGCAATGAACGCGGCCAGGCTGCTATCTCCATAGGTTACGGGCTCGAAGAAATCATTCCCGATGCCCTCGCCCGCCGTATTGTTGACAATGAAATGATTCCATACTTCAAACAAAACAACTATTACGGAGGTATAAATGCGGGTACTGATATTATCATCGACCTGGCTTCCGGCAGGTTTAAAGCTTCTGATTACGAAAAAAAGGGAAGTCTGATTTCAGGGCTGGTCCCACTCATTATTATTATCATCGTCTTTTTGCTGATAGGCAGAAACTCGGGCAATAAACGCCGGAATTTCGGTTCATCCAACCTGCCATTATGGATCATACTTTCGATGCTTGGTGGCGGCGGAGGCGGCGGCCGAAGCTCAGGGAGTGATTGGGGCGGCTTCTCAGGTGGCGGCAGCAGCGGAGGCGGTGGCTTCGGCGGCTTTGGTGGTGGAGGCTTTGGCGGCGGTGGCGCCAGCGGAAGCTGGTAA
- a CDS encoding TPM domain-containing protein: MPQTAKNFFTAEQQDDILQAIRDAELNTSGEIRVHIENKCVGDVLDCAAFIFKKLGMHKTAQRNGVLIYLSIQNRTFAIIGDSGINAVVPENFWESTKLKMINLFREGKFAEGLVEGITQAGMQLKKHFPHQSDDINELSDDISFGNN; this comes from the coding sequence AGAATTTCTTTACCGCTGAGCAACAGGATGACATTCTGCAGGCCATCAGGGATGCCGAGCTGAACACTTCCGGTGAAATCAGAGTGCATATTGAAAATAAGTGTGTTGGCGATGTACTCGATTGTGCCGCTTTCATATTTAAAAAACTGGGAATGCACAAAACAGCCCAACGCAATGGTGTTTTAATTTATTTATCTATTCAAAACCGAACGTTTGCCATTATTGGCGATAGTGGAATAAACGCCGTTGTTCCTGAAAACTTTTGGGAAAGCACCAAATTAAAAATGATCAATCTTTTTCGTGAAGGAAAATTTGCTGAAGGATTGGTTGAAGGTATCACTCAGGCAGGAATGCAGCTCAAAAAGCACTTTCCTCACCAATCTGATGACATTAATGAACTTTCAGATGATATTTCATTTGGAAACAACTAA